A window of Sphingobacterium kitahiroshimense genomic DNA:
TTCGGATATAAAATATCTAACCGCTTTCGAATATTACTCAATCCTAAACCTCCGTATTCTTTGACAGATACTTTCTTTTTTTTCGCATTTACACATGTAAAACAAATCTGCTCATTGGCTACAGTAAAATTAATTTTGACATGCAAATCTCCGTCCATAGCCTGATGCGCACCATGCTTCACAACATTTTCAATAAATGGAATAAATAGAAATGGTGGAATATTAATCGCCTCCATACCTGCATCCACGTCAAAATTCACACTAAATTTATCTCTTCGAATTTCCTCTAAAAAGATAATATTTTGAAGTACCTCAATTTCTTTTCCCAGTTCTATCGTATCCCCTTTTGATAAATAAAGCTGATTTCTAAGAATATCACTAAGCTTCAATAATACTTTTGATGCCAATTTAGGATTTTCATAAATGAGAAAATTGATATTATTAAGTGTGTTAAATAAATAATGGGGATTAATCTGACTTTTCAATTGTTCCAATTGACTTAGTAAGGTATTATTTTCAAATTCCTTAAATCGTATTAAATTGATAATCCATATTTTAAACAGCTTAACACTACTTACAGCCGCAATAAAAATTGTAAAAAGTATGATTAATATCACAAAATCTTTTCCATCTAATAAAGATTGATCTGGCTTCTTAATAAACCGCAATTCCTGACTCTCTAAGATCAACATACTTAAGAAAATGATGGTATAAAATGCGAACAAAGTACCTCCATAAGCTAAAAACTTACTTCTCAACATAAACACAGGTATCAAAACATAGTGATTAATATAAAATAAAGCCAAGAGAATAATAATTGAAATACATTTTACCAGTAGATTCCACACCTTCATTTTTTCATCAACTTCTGCAGGCGCATTATTTGGTAAAAAATGAATTCCTATGATTGCTGCTATTAACAAAACATGCCGTATCCAGCGGTATTTACTGTCAATTACGAAATCTATAAAATGGCTATTTTCATAACCGATAATTATTTGTCCATTTCTCATTTAAAAGATTTGCCGGTAAGCATTTAATTTATTGCAAAGGTACATTACTCCGAAAGTGATTTTGCGACCTTTTATCATTTATTTTTTTCAAAAGATACGTCTTCATTTAATTGCTATCTATTTGTAATCTTATATTCTATATGATTCTTCTTTGTATTGAAATTAGATTCAAATAATTCTTAACTTTGTACGTAATGAAAACCCCCTATTTGAATTCTAGGGTAAGTCATGTTTGTTTCGATAGAAAATCTACCTTTTTAATGTGTAAGTTGTTAATTTATATATTAAAACATTTGAACACAAACCAATTGATGCAAATGTTGTTACTAAGAAAAACAACATTCATTCGTTGCGCGACACTTTTACTAGGTTTTCTAACTTTTTACAACAAATAACATGGAAAATAAAAAAAACAAAATTACTGTATTATATGTTGACGACGAGGAAAACAATCTCGTTTCTTTCAAAGCAACTTTCCGTTTCAAGTATAAAGTACTTACTGCCATTAGTGGTTCTGAAGCTATCGAAATTGTAAAAAAGAATCACGTCGACATTATAGTTACAGATCAACGGATGCCAGGCATGACGGGTGTACAATTTTTAGAAGAAATCATCAAGATTAATCCAGAACCTATGCGCATTTTACTTACCGGTTATACCGATATGGCCGCAGTTATAGATGCTGTAAACAAAGGGAAAATTTTCCATTATCTAAATAAACCTTGGAGTGAGGAAGAATTAGACGAAACAATAAATCGGGCCTATGATATCTATTCTGAACGAAAAAATCTATTAGAAACATATTCGAAATTGGAAGTATCAAATGAACAATTAGAATTTTTACTTCGTCAAAAATTGCTTTCATAGGTTATACCAAAACCTAAATTCAATAAGTTTTTTTGCTTGGAACAACAATTTTAAAAGTTGTTCCAACTCCAACTTCAGATTCAATATCAACTGTACCCTGTAATTTAAGTAGCGCACTTTTCACGTTATAAAGACCAAATCCCATACCCTCAGCTTGGTCACTTGCTCTAAAAAACAATTTGAAAATATCATTGATATAGTCTGAAGAGATTCCTATCCCGCAATCACTTACTTTCAGCGTTGCATTTCCATCAGAAACTTCGACAGATAATTTAACAAATTTATTTTCACAATCCTTTCTTTGATATTTAAAAGAATTAGAAAGCAGATTATGTAAGATTAATTCCAAGACAGTCTTATCGCAAATAAATTCTTCTTTTTGATCAACACTGATTATAAATTCTACATCATTATTCCGAACAGACATATTATAGAATGCTTGAATATCATTAAAAAGTTCACTGAAATTAATTGTAGATAGCATTAATTCACCACGCCTCAATAAATAATAATCACGTAAGCTATCGATATATAAATCCAGTCTTGTCAACGAACCATCCATTAATCCTAATAACTCATGAATTTGATCGACCTGATCAAATTTCAACCCAAGTTTAACAGCTGATAGAACTCCAGTAAGTGGATCGCGAAGATCATGACTTACACTATAAGCAAATTTATCAAGCTCATGATAAGCTTTTTCTAGTTCCTCATTTTTTATATCGAGCATAGAATTGGCTGTATAAAACTTATCAGCCTCTTCGATACAGGAAATCATTTCCTCCTCTATCCATGGTTTACGGACAAAACGGAATATATTTCCTTTATTAACAGCATCAATTACAGTTTCCATATCTGCATAAGCAGTCAATAAGATACGGATAGGTCTTGGAAAATCCTTTTTTATACGATCAAAGAAATCAATTCCTAACTCATTTGGCATGCGTTGATCACAGAATATGATTCTGATTTTAGGATTTTTAATCAATATTTCTTGAGCTTCAACTGTTGAAGAAGCGGTATGTATAACATAGCTATATCTAAAATTGGCTTTAAAACCAAATAAGTTATTTAATTCATCATCAATATATAGTATTTCTATATCTTTTATCATAATCTAATCATATAGCAGTAAATGCCGCACCTACAAAAATAAGAATATCCCTTACTTTAAAGATAAGGTTCCATTTAAATAATTTGTCGAATCGGAATAATTAATTTAAAAACGGTCCCTTCTCCGACTATAGAATCAACCACAATCTTTCCATTATGCTTGGCTATAGTATTATAAGCAATTGACATACCTAAACCTGTGCCCTCACCAACATCTTTAGTGGTAAAGAATGGTTCAAAAATTTTCTCTCTAATTTCTGAAGGAATCCCAATGCCATTATCAGCAATACTAATATACATAAATGACTCATCTTCAGTTAATCCTGTTTTTAATTTTAAAATTCCACCCGGATTATTTTGAAATTTCTTATTGATCGCATAGATCGCATTAGTCAATATATTTAAAAAAACTTGATTAAGTTTTCCTGCATAACATTCTATCGCTGGTAATTCACCGTAATTTTTATCAACTTCAATCCCCTGCTGTATTAAACTGTTTAGAATAACCATCGTAGATTCCAAACCCTCATTAATATCAGCAAATTTAAGTGTGTCCTCATCGACACGTGAAAAGATTCGAAGACTTTTAACGATCTCAGCGGTTCGATTGGCTCCCTCACTCATTCCTTTCAATAAGAAATCTACTTCAGTTCTGAGGTATTCCAGATCAATTTCTTCTTTATAAGCTATAATACGAGATTGTTTTTCACTTAAGGTCAGTTCATCATCAAGGGCAACACTCTCCACTTCATCTAAAGTTTCCCAAATCATATTAATATCCCGTTTCAAAGGCGCAACACTTGAGGTGACGAAATTAATCGGATTATTGATTTCATGTGCTACACCAGCAGTCAATTGCCCTAAAGAAGCCATTTTCTCGGCCTCTACCAGTTGTGATTGCGTCTCTTTTAAATGTTTCAAAGTCGCTTGCAGCGACTCATTTGTCTCCATTAATTCGCTCGTTCTTTCTTCCACTTTTTGTTCTAAAACCACATTCTGCTCACGAATAAGACGTTCATTCTCCAATAAAGTAGCCAATTCTCTAGTCTGCGATTCCTCCTTCTCTTTACGATAAATATTAATTTTATCTCCCAATGCGAATGAAAGTAATATTGCTTCAATTACTGAACCAATCTGTACAGAACGTACTGTAAAAAAATTATACTTTAAGATATTATAATCTTTAAAAACATATACAACAACACTCACTAAAAACACACACCAGGCAAAAAGGAAGTATTTTGTTTGTTTATACTTCTGTCCAGATAATTTAAATGCTACAATCAAAACAATTATAGAACCACCGCCAGCTACTATATTTACCATTTTATATGCTGGAATTAAAATCCCGGCAGCTAAAAATCCAATAATAATAAAATAACTAATCAAAAAAATATTAAGGAGCTTATCAAGTTTTGGAGCATCCTTTGCTGTCTGCAAAAATGATTTTACAAAGAAAATCGCTGCAATACCTGACATTGCTCCCGAAAAAGTAAGCAAACGACTTGATAGCCAAACACTATGAATAGAAAAAAATGGTTCAAAAATCCCTAGTATTATACACTGTGCAATTGTAACCCAGAAAATATAATTGACATAAACATAGTAATGTGATTCTCGAGTCGAAAAGAATAAAAAGATATTATACAAGATCATAGCAAGCATCAACCCTATATAAATTGCCGAGAAAATATCCGTCTCTAATAAAGTTTCCATCACCCCCCTCTCTGTATGAATCGAGATTGGGGCCATCAATTGAGTATTACTCCTTAATTTAAAAAAACACGTTACTTTTTCACCCTTTTTTAGAGGAATTTCAAATAAGAAGAACTGATGTGGATAAGCACGATCTTTTACATCACCACCATATTTTAAACTTGTACTGTCTACAACACCATTTTTTAAAGTATAAAAAACGACCTCATCAATATTAGCATGAGACAAATTTACAACAAGCTTCTCCTTATCAGAAAGATTTATTATTTCAAATTGAATCCAATTATTAACATTTTCAATACCTAAGTTAAGTACTTCATCTTTACTTGCTTTAAATAAATTGGGCTGACGACGTACATCTTCAAAGGTGAGTTGCTTTGTTTGATCTTTTAGAACAGAGACACTCTTACCAATATATGAGTTTGATTGATCTTTAACAAAGCGAATACCCTCAAATGCATTGGTGCACAAAAATGAAATGAAAAGCAGTAAAGTCAATAATAGTTTTTTTTGATTCATAATATCCTATAAATCAATTGAAATCTGAACCGATATGACTGTCCATATCCAAATAATATCGTCCTGAAGATACTCGCTCACCCAACAATATTCTCCGACAGACATTTGTTGTCATAGCTCCCCCCAAGACAACTTCTGAAGCAAGTTGAGGCCAAGAAAGTAATGTTTTCTTGATTTGTGGAATGGATTTCTTCATTCTAATGGATAATTGATCCGCATTGACGATTTTCATTAGATATTGTAATCTTTCGCCTTCCGATAAGGTATTCAGTTCTACCATAGTTAAATCACCTATTAAGCCATGAAAAATTGGGCGGTCGGGTTCCTGATCAAATCGTTCGATATCTAACATCCCCCTGTCATTAGTATCCATTACCACCGGAATCTTTAAGGCGCGCGCATTAAATCTGCTTTCCAATTTAACTTCAAAACTATCACAAACCTCTACTAACAAATCGATCTTATCTGTTTCTCCTAAAAAAGAATTGTAATTTTTAGTATTTAATCCCTCTGGAAAAATTTCGACTTTTAAAAATGGATCTATTTCCGCTATTTCTCGTGCTGCAATAATTACTTTTGGTACAGCAAGATTAAAAACAGCTGTGCGTAATCTATTTAAATTACTTAAATCCAGTTCATCAAAATCTGCAAGTCTCAATGTCCCACAAGTACGCTCCATCGCCATTGTCAAAGCTATTGACTGTCCGACAGATAGTCCAACAACACCAACTATCTTTTGAGCTAAAATATCTCTTTCCTCTGTTGTAATTTTAAGCTGATTTCGATTCGTTCTTACCTCAATAAACTCCTTCTCATCCAATAAGTGAACAAGCGTTTTTCGCCATGGATAATATACCCAAACACCATATTCTTCCAAACTCTTTCCTTGTAGGAAATCTTGTATAAATGACTGATGCTTTAATTCTGATTCCCAATCAGCAGGGTAGCGACAACGTCCCAACTCATTAAGCTGTCTTTCAATCTCATTATATTCAAAAACAATATCACCTTTTCGCCTAAGCTCTTCTAATGATTTTCTATCATGAGTATTAGCCAATCTAAAATATAATGGGCTGTATGGCACATCCAACGTATCAATCATATTATATTATCAAAGTATATTGAGATTATTCTCGTCAAAAAATTCAGCATTAGTATTCTGTTTAGTCATTTGTTTGATGACCTCAGTCAAATTCCATTTATCCATGTTATCCAGTTGCAACATATAATGTATCTCAATCTCTTTAGAGCGCAATTCCTCTATTCTAACCACATTACCACGGTTACGTAATTCTAAAATAGCCTTTCTATCTTCTTCAGAAGCTAATTCAAGATTATTAACGTCATCTAAAATCATCGTTGTTGCGAGAAGATCCAGTTTAGGATAATAAAATGTTCCGTTATTTCCTACACCACTTTCCAAACGATAGCCCACACATTTTGTTAAATTAATGGTGTATGGGGCGCATAAAGCAAATAATGATTTTATACCTATTTGAGGCGCAATTGCAATCGCAGCTCTAGTTAAAAAAATACTACCAATACCATAACCAGCAATTTCCCTAGAATTCCATAATCCACACCCCTCTCCCGTACCTTCTTGTGCATAATCCCATACCAAATCAAAGATTTTAGCGTCCATGTTTCCTGTGGCCTCCTCTATAGGAAGAGGTTGGGATCCTCCTGAAACATGTATCCTTGCACCTCCGTATACATTTTCTCCATCCAGAGATTCTACAATCAAAACGAAAGCTGCGGGGTTATACATCCAATCATTTTTAGATGATGTAACTTTTTTCACACCTATGGCCGTTAAAACATGTGCATGTCCCTCTATAAAAC
This region includes:
- a CDS encoding sensor histidine kinase, which produces MIKDIEILYIDDELNNLFGFKANFRYSYVIHTASSTVEAQEILIKNPKIRIIFCDQRMPNELGIDFFDRIKKDFPRPIRILLTAYADMETVIDAVNKGNIFRFVRKPWIEEEMISCIEEADKFYTANSMLDIKNEELEKAYHELDKFAYSVSHDLRDPLTGVLSAVKLGLKFDQVDQIHELLGLMDGSLTRLDLYIDSLRDYYLLRRGELMLSTINFSELFNDIQAFYNMSVRNNDVEFIISVDQKEEFICDKTVLELILHNLLSNSFKYQRKDCENKFVKLSVEVSDGNATLKVSDCGIGISSDYINDIFKLFFRASDQAEGMGFGLYNVKSALLKLQGTVDIESEVGVGTTFKIVVPSKKTY
- a CDS encoding response regulator produces the protein MENKKNKITVLYVDDEENNLVSFKATFRFKYKVLTAISGSEAIEIVKKNHVDIIVTDQRMPGMTGVQFLEEIIKINPEPMRILLTGYTDMAAVIDAVNKGKIFHYLNKPWSEEELDETINRAYDIYSERKNLLETYSKLEVSNEQLEFLLRQKLLS
- a CDS encoding 7TM diverse intracellular signaling domain-containing protein, whose translation is MNQKKLLLTLLLFISFLCTNAFEGIRFVKDQSNSYIGKSVSVLKDQTKQLTFEDVRRQPNLFKASKDEVLNLGIENVNNWIQFEIINLSDKEKLVVNLSHANIDEVVFYTLKNGVVDSTSLKYGGDVKDRAYPHQFFLFEIPLKKGEKVTCFFKLRSNTQLMAPISIHTERGVMETLLETDIFSAIYIGLMLAMILYNIFLFFSTRESHYYVYVNYIFWVTIAQCIILGIFEPFFSIHSVWLSSRLLTFSGAMSGIAAIFFVKSFLQTAKDAPKLDKLLNIFLISYFIIIGFLAAGILIPAYKMVNIVAGGGSIIVLIVAFKLSGQKYKQTKYFLFAWCVFLVSVVVYVFKDYNILKYNFFTVRSVQIGSVIEAILLSFALGDKINIYRKEKEESQTRELATLLENERLIREQNVVLEQKVEERTSELMETNESLQATLKHLKETQSQLVEAEKMASLGQLTAGVAHEINNPINFVTSSVAPLKRDINMIWETLDEVESVALDDELTLSEKQSRIIAYKEEIDLEYLRTEVDFLLKGMSEGANRTAEIVKSLRIFSRVDEDTLKFADINEGLESTMVILNSLIQQGIEVDKNYGELPAIECYAGKLNQVFLNILTNAIYAINKKFQNNPGGILKLKTGLTEDESFMYISIADNGIGIPSEIREKIFEPFFTTKDVGEGTGLGMSIAYNTIAKHNGKIVVDSIVGEGTVFKLIIPIRQII
- a CDS encoding ThiF family adenylyltransferase produces the protein MIDTLDVPYSPLYFRLANTHDRKSLEELRRKGDIVFEYNEIERQLNELGRCRYPADWESELKHQSFIQDFLQGKSLEEYGVWVYYPWRKTLVHLLDEKEFIEVRTNRNQLKITTEERDILAQKIVGVVGLSVGQSIALTMAMERTCGTLRLADFDELDLSNLNRLRTAVFNLAVPKVIIAAREIAEIDPFLKVEIFPEGLNTKNYNSFLGETDKIDLLVEVCDSFEVKLESRFNARALKIPVVMDTNDRGMLDIERFDQEPDRPIFHGLIGDLTMVELNTLSEGERLQYLMKIVNADQLSIRMKKSIPQIKKTLLSWPQLASEVVLGGAMTTNVCRRILLGERVSSGRYYLDMDSHIGSDFN
- a CDS encoding sensor histidine kinase; this encodes MRNGQIIIGYENSHFIDFVIDSKYRWIRHVLLIAAIIGIHFLPNNAPAEVDEKMKVWNLLVKCISIIILLALFYINHYVLIPVFMLRSKFLAYGGTLFAFYTIIFLSMLILESQELRFIKKPDQSLLDGKDFVILIILFTIFIAAVSSVKLFKIWIINLIRFKEFENNTLLSQLEQLKSQINPHYLFNTLNNINFLIYENPKLASKVLLKLSDILRNQLYLSKGDTIELGKEIEVLQNIIFLEEIRRDKFSVNFDVDAGMEAINIPPFLFIPFIENVVKHGAHQAMDGDLHVKINFTVANEQICFTCVNAKKKKVSVKEYGGLGLSNIRKRLDILYPNSYNLAIDDREDIFKVFLSIPIDGSNEYRTVKH